One window of Phycisphaeraceae bacterium genomic DNA carries:
- a CDS encoding NAD(P)H-hydrate dehydratase has product MNHRPSQLPSLPARPTNAHKGTFGTVGVIGGCVGNDEQLRMIGAPVLAATAAARTGCGLVRLIMPEPLLIAGLSLCTSATGLALSPDSLSSREKTLTRAIEDCDALVVGPGIGVNELTTHVVSRVIAQDRTPVVLDADGLNTLATLLGQSTRSNASMVITPHAGEYHRLAAPLNITHDPTDPAQRTDAAQSLAQALSCVVVLKGQHTVVADADRTWTCERGHVCLATGGTGDVLSGIIGSLIAQRMDLYNAARLGVHIHALAGERWAETHNADSGLLATELCDLIPQVMQSLR; this is encoded by the coding sequence ATGAACCACAGACCAAGCCAACTTCCATCTCTCCCCGCTCGCCCCACTAACGCGCACAAAGGCACGTTCGGCACGGTCGGTGTCATCGGCGGATGCGTCGGGAACGATGAGCAGCTGCGCATGATCGGTGCGCCGGTGCTCGCTGCGACCGCAGCTGCACGCACAGGATGCGGCCTCGTCAGACTCATCATGCCAGAGCCCCTGCTCATCGCGGGGCTCTCTCTGTGCACGAGCGCGACAGGGCTTGCGTTATCTCCCGACTCACTCTCATCGCGCGAGAAAACACTTACTCGCGCGATCGAAGACTGCGACGCGCTCGTCGTCGGCCCCGGGATAGGCGTGAACGAACTGACAACGCATGTGGTTTCGCGTGTCATCGCGCAGGATCGCACGCCAGTTGTGCTCGATGCGGACGGCCTGAACACACTCGCGACATTGCTCGGTCAATCTACCAGATCAAACGCCAGCATGGTCATTACGCCACACGCGGGCGAGTATCACAGGCTCGCAGCACCACTCAATATCACGCACGATCCGACTGATCCCGCGCAACGAACCGATGCTGCACAATCACTTGCTCAAGCCTTGTCGTGTGTTGTTGTTCTAAAAGGCCAGCACACTGTTGTTGCGGACGCAGATCGAACATGGACCTGCGAACGAGGGCATGTGTGCCTCGCAACGGGCGGCACGGGCGACGTGCTCTCCGGCATTATCGGATCATTGATCGCGCAGAGGATGGATCTCTATAACGCAGCGCGGCTCGGCGTGCACATCCACGCACTCGCTGGTGAACGCTGGGCAGAAACACACAATGCAGACTCCGGCCTGCTCGCGACAGAGTTGTGCGACTTGATACCACAGGTCATGCAGTCGTTGCGGTAA
- a CDS encoding low molecular weight phosphotyrosine protein phosphatase — protein MTEHSPIRLHDASPFGVLFVCLGNICRSPIAEGVFIHEARERGILDRFDIDSCGTGGWHAGERADPRARATAKARGIELPSLARKLNPKNDFDRFHLILPMDQQNMDDLLRLGAPAERVRLMRSFDATAEHLAEVPDPYYGGAEGFENVFDMVQRACKGLLDEMLQHNT, from the coding sequence ATGACCGAGCATTCTCCGATCCGTCTGCACGATGCGTCTCCCTTCGGCGTGCTGTTTGTGTGTCTTGGAAACATCTGCCGATCGCCCATCGCTGAGGGCGTCTTTATCCACGAGGCGCGCGAGCGAGGTATACTCGACCGGTTCGATATCGATTCCTGCGGCACGGGTGGTTGGCACGCTGGAGAGCGCGCAGACCCGCGCGCACGCGCAACCGCGAAGGCGCGCGGCATCGAACTCCCTTCCCTTGCGCGCAAGCTCAACCCGAAGAACGACTTTGATCGGTTCCATCTCATCCTGCCCATGGACCAACAGAACATGGACGATCTGCTGCGACTCGGCGCGCCAGCAGAGCGCGTCAGACTCATGCGATCGTTTGATGCGACAGCTGAACATCTCGCGGAGGTGCCAGACCCCTACTACGGCGGCGCGGAAGGGTTTGAGAACGTGTTTGATATGGTCCAGCGCGCATGCAAAGGACTGCTGGATGAGATGCTTCAACACAACACATGA
- a CDS encoding LptF/LptG family permease yields MKLLDRYIIKQYLFNTVALMCVLFCFIIAIDISLNIDRFLRLASDILRKKGETDAIVPRVTLAVGLIGDLWGPRLFSLYNTLLGVVLTAAMGFTVTQLVRHRELVAMIASGQSLHRVVRPFLIVAIAMTTVAIINQEIFLPKAAPLLTRDPGEAGSRTLGTQEGPLSADGHKRLFYAKSFDADKGELNGVYVLERTDNGMGKRRITADHATWDNGAWVLTNATIDRRVDDFDPSETTGQPTIDARATVPELRLGTDLDPTALRIRQYSGYAQHLSTAQLAAMRSTHGQLNTHVRDRLARVQYGRFATMIATVLAMLLVMPFFLKREPSALISHVVKAAPIAVIAIIGAMLGTAIPIPGVPVAICAFLPVMVLAPMTIASLSAMKT; encoded by the coding sequence ATGAAGCTTCTCGATCGATACATCATCAAGCAGTACCTCTTTAATACCGTCGCGCTGATGTGCGTGCTGTTCTGCTTTATCATTGCAATTGATATATCGCTGAACATTGATCGTTTCCTCCGTCTTGCGAGCGATATTCTCCGTAAGAAGGGCGAGACCGACGCGATCGTTCCACGCGTCACACTCGCAGTTGGACTTATTGGCGATTTGTGGGGACCAAGGCTTTTCTCTCTCTACAACACGCTGCTCGGTGTTGTGCTCACTGCTGCAATGGGGTTCACCGTCACGCAGCTTGTGCGCCATCGCGAGCTTGTTGCCATGATCGCCAGCGGCCAGAGTCTGCATCGCGTGGTGCGCCCGTTTCTGATTGTTGCGATCGCGATGACAACGGTTGCAATAATCAACCAGGAGATATTTCTGCCAAAGGCAGCACCATTGCTGACACGAGATCCCGGTGAGGCCGGGTCCCGCACACTTGGCACGCAGGAAGGTCCACTCTCCGCCGATGGCCATAAGCGACTGTTCTATGCAAAGTCATTCGATGCCGACAAGGGCGAGTTGAACGGTGTGTATGTGCTTGAACGCACCGACAACGGCATGGGCAAGCGTCGCATCACTGCTGACCATGCCACGTGGGACAATGGCGCATGGGTGCTGACAAATGCAACCATCGATCGTCGTGTGGATGACTTTGATCCTTCCGAAACAACGGGCCAGCCAACGATTGACGCGCGCGCAACCGTGCCAGAACTCAGGCTCGGCACAGATCTTGATCCAACCGCGCTGCGCATCAGGCAGTACTCGGGCTATGCGCAGCATCTCTCGACGGCGCAGCTCGCTGCAATGCGTTCAACGCATGGCCAACTCAACACACATGTGCGGGATCGACTCGCAAGAGTGCAGTACGGCAGATTCGCGACAATGATCGCTACCGTGCTCGCGATGCTGCTCGTCATGCCGTTCTTCCTCAAGCGCGAGCCATCCGCTCTGATCTCGCATGTCGTCAAGGCAGCGCCAATCGCTGTTATCGCGATCATCGGGGCGATGCTTGGCACCGCGATTCCGATTCCCGGTGTGCCCGTTGCGATCTGCGCGTTTCTGCCGGTGATGGTGCTCGCGCCAATGACCATCGCCAGCCTGTCGGCCATGAAAACCTGA
- a CDS encoding phosphatase PAP2 family protein produces MASQLNTTSPCTRALASTGPGTLRERQHSRLRWVLVIAGAVFVLLRLADASIVRLAHNPEYHRNGLHTVLWSLGRMETWIIFCAVALLCINRFGDVLKREVAYRLRGIVLGAFLSAGIAGLVAELIKRLIGRERPVVTYNIEQAGFEVVTRYKPFLHGLTDDSNLGFPSSHAAVIAGASLLIAAQIPQARIWAVIVIAMVCYQRLASSAHFPTDILGGVLIGALSAAYINSRIDALAPVGSD; encoded by the coding sequence ATGGCATCGCAATTGAACACAACCAGTCCTTGCACTCGTGCCCTCGCCAGCACGGGACCAGGCACATTACGAGAACGCCAGCACTCGCGTCTTCGCTGGGTGCTTGTGATCGCTGGTGCAGTGTTTGTGCTGCTGAGACTTGCTGATGCGTCGATCGTCAGGCTTGCGCACAATCCCGAGTACCATCGCAATGGTCTGCACACCGTGCTGTGGTCACTGGGCAGGATGGAAACATGGATCATCTTCTGCGCCGTCGCGCTGCTGTGTATCAATCGATTTGGTGATGTGCTCAAGCGGGAAGTCGCGTACCGACTCCGCGGCATCGTGCTCGGCGCATTTCTGAGCGCAGGTATCGCCGGACTGGTCGCTGAGTTGATAAAGCGTCTGATCGGACGTGAACGCCCAGTTGTCACCTACAACATTGAACAGGCGGGCTTCGAGGTCGTGACACGATACAAGCCGTTTTTGCACGGATTGACAGATGACTCCAATCTCGGATTTCCGTCAAGCCACGCGGCTGTCATCGCGGGCGCATCGCTTCTGATCGCTGCCCAGATCCCCCAGGCTCGGATTTGGGCAGTCATCGTCATCGCTATGGTCTGTTATCAGCGACTCGCCAGCAGCGCCCATTTCCCGACGGATATCCTCGGCGGGGTGCTGATCGGTGCGTTGAGCGCAGCATATATCAACAGCCGCATCGACGCCCTTGCCCCCGTCGGGTCGGATTGA
- a CDS encoding PIN/TRAM domain-containing protein, which produces MMTKHKQSVELNPFAADERQIQAVVRVLRLAFFVMMATVALLTILSQTRTESGETKTGAATIWWVTASSTLFLFCAFLLTDIFTPRKKIATLTAIFVGLVAGLIGTYALGQIINLLAKLWQFEENVEAITVATLLFGISLSYLCISTVLQTKDDFRLVIPYVEFARQIRGPRPLLLDSSVLIDSRILDLAGTGIIQYPMVVPQFVITELQTLADSRDKLKRARGRRGLDVITRLQRSPTVDISIDPTEASAKGVDQQLVELASQMNATIVTNDIALNRIAGIQDVRVINMNEVSNALKPSLIPGEQLAIKLIKPGEQRGQAVGYLDDGTMVIAENGANHIDQLVTLTVTSSLQTAAGRLIFGRMDIDDGRDATRHPRTDAMRKQEVEDISDDDDESDEEPVDQSVTQTDTTPNGSPFGAKEIAAPEKKEPQRPRTNITGRNPRR; this is translated from the coding sequence ATGATGACAAAGCACAAGCAATCTGTTGAACTGAATCCATTTGCCGCTGACGAACGCCAGATCCAGGCGGTCGTCCGAGTGCTCAGACTCGCGTTCTTCGTCATGATGGCGACCGTCGCGCTGCTGACGATCCTCAGCCAGACACGAACAGAATCCGGTGAAACCAAGACAGGCGCAGCCACTATCTGGTGGGTGACCGCATCGAGCACTCTGTTCCTCTTCTGCGCCTTCCTGCTGACCGACATCTTCACGCCGCGCAAGAAGATCGCAACACTCACGGCAATCTTTGTGGGTCTCGTGGCCGGGCTAATTGGCACGTACGCACTCGGACAGATTATCAATCTGCTGGCGAAACTGTGGCAGTTCGAGGAGAACGTCGAAGCGATCACCGTGGCAACGCTGCTGTTCGGTATCTCCCTGTCCTATCTGTGCATCTCGACAGTCCTGCAGACCAAGGACGATTTCCGGCTGGTGATCCCGTATGTGGAGTTTGCGCGCCAGATCCGAGGCCCGCGCCCGCTGCTGCTTGACTCGTCAGTGCTGATCGACTCCCGCATTCTCGATCTTGCTGGGACTGGCATCATCCAGTATCCCATGGTCGTGCCCCAGTTTGTCATCACCGAACTCCAAACGCTTGCCGACTCGCGCGACAAGCTCAAACGTGCCCGAGGCAGGCGCGGGCTTGACGTGATCACCCGACTCCAGCGTTCGCCCACGGTTGACATATCTATCGATCCGACTGAAGCGTCTGCAAAGGGTGTTGATCAGCAGCTTGTGGAACTTGCATCCCAGATGAACGCAACCATCGTGACCAACGACATCGCGCTGAACCGCATCGCTGGCATTCAGGATGTCAGGGTTATCAACATGAACGAGGTATCAAACGCGCTCAAACCGTCGCTCATCCCGGGCGAGCAGCTCGCGATCAAGCTGATCAAGCCCGGCGAGCAGCGAGGACAGGCGGTCGGATATCTCGACGATGGCACGATGGTCATTGCCGAGAACGGTGCAAACCATATCGATCAACTGGTCACACTCACAGTCACGAGTTCTCTTCAGACCGCAGCCGGCCGGCTGATCTTTGGTCGCATGGATATCGACGATGGGCGCGACGCGACGCGCCATCCACGCACAGATGCCATGCGCAAGCAAGAGGTAGAAGATATCTCTGATGATGATGACGAATCAGACGAAGAACCGGTCGACCAGAGCGTGACCCAAACCGACACAACACCAAACGGATCTCCCTTCGGGGCAAAGGAAATCGCAGCCCCTGAGAAGAAGGAACCACAGCGGCCACGCACAAATATCACCGGCAGAAATCCGCGAAGATAG
- the serC gene encoding 3-phosphoserine/phosphohydroxythreonine transaminase, which translates to MANATLNPTNPVVKALNRENSDRIWNLSAGPGCLPEDVLKQIQGDIWNVMGSGVGILEHSHRGKVIDEIFARTHDLVREVLSVPSGYTVMFGTGGASTQAHMIPMNFMPKGGVADYFVTGLWAQKAYKQAKYIGKPHVCATSEDKKHSYIPSPSETNYSENPAYVHFTSNNTVAGTQFAKNAEPTAPAGVPLICDMSSDIASRTCDISKYDMIYAGAQKNLGPAGTTLVIIRDEFMAKENNELPDLLRYSATADQLSRWNTPPVFPIYVVGLVLQWYKDQGGVAAMEKRNNAKAKVIYDVLDAGFYLPHARKDSRSMMNITFNLPSPEIEKRFFEEATAHGFSAIEGHRSVGGVRASIYNSFPAEGCDAFAQFLREFAKRNG; encoded by the coding sequence ATGGCAAACGCAACACTGAACCCCACGAATCCCGTCGTCAAAGCACTCAACCGCGAGAACTCAGACCGCATCTGGAACCTGTCCGCGGGGCCTGGGTGCCTCCCGGAGGATGTGCTCAAGCAGATCCAGGGCGATATCTGGAATGTCATGGGATCCGGTGTCGGTATTCTGGAGCACTCACATCGTGGCAAGGTTATTGACGAGATCTTTGCCAGAACGCACGATCTTGTGCGCGAGGTGCTCAGTGTGCCAAGCGGGTACACCGTGATGTTCGGCACAGGCGGCGCATCAACGCAGGCGCACATGATTCCCATGAACTTCATGCCGAAGGGCGGCGTCGCGGATTATTTCGTGACAGGGCTTTGGGCGCAGAAGGCGTACAAGCAGGCGAAGTACATTGGCAAACCCCACGTCTGCGCAACAAGCGAAGACAAGAAGCACTCGTACATTCCATCGCCCTCAGAGACGAACTATTCCGAGAATCCCGCATACGTTCACTTCACGTCGAACAACACAGTCGCAGGAACACAGTTTGCAAAGAACGCAGAACCCACAGCCCCTGCTGGCGTGCCATTGATCTGTGACATGTCGTCCGACATCGCGTCGCGCACGTGCGACATCTCGAAGTACGATATGATCTACGCGGGCGCGCAGAAGAATCTCGGCCCCGCAGGCACGACGCTCGTCATCATCAGGGACGAGTTCATGGCAAAGGAAAACAACGAACTACCGGATCTGCTGCGTTACAGCGCAACAGCCGACCAGCTTTCTCGCTGGAACACGCCGCCGGTCTTCCCGATCTACGTTGTCGGTCTTGTGCTGCAGTGGTACAAGGATCAGGGCGGCGTTGCAGCAATGGAAAAACGCAACAACGCCAAGGCGAAAGTTATCTACGATGTGCTTGATGCGGGGTTCTATCTCCCGCACGCGCGCAAGGACTCCCGCTCAATGATGAACATCACGTTCAACTTACCCTCGCCCGAGATCGAGAAGCGCTTCTTTGAGGAAGCCACCGCCCACGGATTCTCCGCGATCGAGGGACATCGCTCGGTCGGTGGCGTTCGTGCGAGCATCTACAACAGCTTCCCTGCGGAAGGCTGCGACGCGTTTGCCCAATTCCTGCGCGAGTTTGCAAAGAGAAACGGGTAA
- a CDS encoding DUF1579 family protein, producing the protein MSEATSECAAQTVSAEHKVLDQFIGTWNAKTRFWMQPGAEPMDMTGVMKNTWAFNGLYLEENYEGSEFMGQQFKGKGVWTYNPTTKKYEGIWYDTAGSSLQFETGSFDDAKKIYTAHNTFIMPGTTNEMAKRTVITVKNTNEHVMEMFMGEVGSAPDQQFKCMEITYTRA; encoded by the coding sequence ATGAGCGAAGCAACATCAGAATGCGCAGCACAGACCGTGTCGGCAGAGCATAAGGTGCTCGACCAGTTCATTGGCACGTGGAATGCAAAGACACGGTTCTGGATGCAGCCCGGCGCCGAGCCGATGGACATGACTGGCGTCATGAAGAACACGTGGGCATTCAACGGACTGTACCTTGAGGAGAACTACGAAGGATCCGAGTTCATGGGTCAGCAGTTCAAGGGCAAGGGTGTGTGGACATACAACCCGACAACGAAGAAATACGAAGGCATCTGGTACGACACCGCGGGCAGCAGCCTGCAGTTTGAGACCGGCTCCTTCGACGACGCTAAGAAGATCTATACGGCACACAACACATTCATCATGCCCGGCACGACCAACGAGATGGCGAAGCGTACCGTCATCACAGTGAAAAATACGAACGAGCATGTGATGGAGATGTTCATGGGAGAGGTCGGCTCTGCTCCTGACCAGCAGTTCAAGTGCATGGAAATCACATACACCCGCGCATGA
- the rimO gene encoding 30S ribosomal protein S12 methylthiotransferase RimO, with protein MDITKLKSSRTSSRAGSTDRASDARTTAADNEVRSVAFVSLGCPKNLVDSEKMLGLLAADGIIPVSYDPANPDASMQADAVVVNTCGFLEASKDESLSVIKDAIEQKKHGTVKRVVVAGCLVQRHRAKMLDWAPGIDAMVGVFDRDHIVHAVRGTTPQRETVDNTNKEKPKYWIHANALTKARDEGLKTVGLTVNGKDGRGVGYFEDDAARLRLTPRHYAYLRISEGCNQACAFCTIPSIRGKMRSKPIDRITTELRELLADGAFEINLIGQDTTSFGDDIGIGFDQQDSARDGLFARGGLPDLLKSLSDTMKHEAGHGWIRLMYAYPTSFRDEYIDAFAQLVQQGHLCPYIDIPLQHASDRMLSAMRRNVTSYEQAEVLRKLRERVPGMAIRTTFITGFPGENEQDHQELLAFIREQQFDAMGVFEYSKEDGTPAGTMENNPSLAVPAETKRRRHNELMELQQQIAFAKNEARAAKFDEANPETTGERVDVLIDSTTSTAGLHTTGVSTNAALYQGRTSTQAPSVDSVTFVHSTQKLVPGELIKCVIVGSDGYDLIARPVEQLRVSRSLPVIG; from the coding sequence GTGGATATAACAAAGCTCAAATCGTCGCGAACATCCTCGCGTGCTGGATCAACCGATCGCGCGAGCGATGCGCGCACAACCGCTGCGGATAACGAGGTCCGGTCGGTCGCGTTTGTCAGTCTCGGATGCCCGAAGAATCTGGTGGACTCTGAGAAAATGCTCGGGCTCCTCGCCGCGGACGGCATCATCCCCGTCAGCTACGACCCGGCCAACCCTGACGCGTCCATGCAGGCGGACGCTGTGGTCGTCAACACATGCGGGTTCCTTGAAGCGTCCAAGGACGAGAGCCTGTCAGTCATCAAGGACGCGATCGAGCAGAAAAAGCATGGCACCGTGAAGCGCGTTGTCGTTGCGGGATGCCTCGTCCAGCGCCATCGCGCCAAAATGCTCGACTGGGCACCCGGAATTGATGCGATGGTCGGCGTGTTCGATCGCGACCACATCGTCCACGCGGTTCGTGGAACCACGCCGCAGCGCGAGACTGTCGACAACACAAACAAGGAGAAGCCGAAGTACTGGATCCACGCCAACGCACTGACCAAGGCACGCGACGAGGGATTGAAAACTGTTGGTCTGACTGTCAACGGCAAAGACGGAAGAGGTGTCGGGTACTTCGAGGACGATGCGGCGCGTCTGCGACTGACACCGAGGCACTACGCCTATCTGCGCATCAGCGAGGGATGCAACCAAGCGTGCGCGTTCTGCACGATTCCGTCCATCCGCGGGAAGATGCGATCTAAGCCCATCGACCGCATCACAACAGAGCTGCGCGAGTTGCTCGCGGACGGCGCTTTCGAGATCAACCTCATCGGACAGGACACGACGAGCTTCGGCGACGATATCGGCATCGGGTTCGACCAACAGGACAGCGCACGCGACGGGTTGTTTGCGCGCGGCGGGTTGCCCGATCTGCTCAAGTCACTCTCGGACACCATGAAGCACGAGGCTGGGCACGGCTGGATCCGCCTCATGTACGCCTATCCGACCAGCTTCCGTGACGAGTACATCGACGCGTTCGCTCAACTTGTGCAGCAGGGGCATCTGTGCCCGTACATCGACATCCCGCTCCAGCACGCCTCTGACAGAATGCTCAGCGCGATGCGTCGGAATGTGACATCGTACGAGCAGGCGGAAGTCCTTCGCAAGCTGCGCGAGCGCGTGCCGGGGATGGCCATCCGCACAACATTCATCACAGGGTTCCCCGGTGAGAACGAGCAGGACCATCAGGAACTGCTCGCATTCATCAGGGAGCAGCAGTTCGACGCAATGGGCGTGTTCGAGTATTCGAAAGAAGACGGCACGCCAGCGGGCACGATGGAGAACAATCCTTCGCTTGCTGTGCCTGCCGAGACAAAGCGCCGTCGGCATAACGAGCTGATGGAGCTCCAGCAACAGATCGCGTTTGCAAAGAACGAAGCACGAGCAGCAAAGTTTGATGAAGCAAACCCTGAGACCACCGGTGAGCGCGTCGATGTGCTCATCGACAGCACAACCTCGACCGCGGGACTGCACACTACCGGCGTGAGCACCAATGCTGCACTCTATCAGGGCAGAACATCCACGCAGGCGCCGAGTGTTGACAGCGTCACGTTCGTGCACTCGACCCAGAAGCTTGTGCCGGGCGAACTGATCAAGTGCGTGATTGTCGGATCAGACGGGTACGACTTGATCGCACGACCTGTTGAGCAGCTGCGCGTTTCGCGTTCGCTCCCGGTCATTGGATAA
- a CDS encoding ATP-dependent Clp protease adaptor ClpS, producing MDRLPPYAVLLHNDEVTDMLDVIETITDVTPLNRHRAVEVMLEAHMQGVSLVLTTHRELAELYMEQFESKGLTVTIEPAR from the coding sequence ATGGACCGCCTGCCGCCGTACGCGGTGCTTCTGCACAATGACGAAGTCACAGATATGCTCGACGTGATCGAGACGATCACGGATGTCACACCACTCAACCGCCATCGCGCTGTCGAGGTGATGCTAGAAGCGCACATGCAGGGCGTGTCACTCGTGCTGACAACCCATCGCGAGCTTGCCGAACTCTACATGGAGCAGTTCGAGTCCAAGGGACTGACCGTGACAATCGAGCCCGCCCGCTGA
- a CDS encoding 50S ribosome-binding GTPase, with product MATGDTICALATPAGQAARAVIRISGADLSHVFDAMLPDCARTRGIHRSQLRIRDNWHPMPLLAVVMPGPNSYTGEDVIELLVPGGVAITRAIMDRLVSLKHTRLAEPGEFTARAYLHDRLTLTQAEGVAAMISAQTQDELDRAHAMLRGDVGNRYERWAETVAHLLALVEAGIDFTDQEDVVAITPNELHTTLRTLMAEIHQHIGENTIKEAGAHEPLILIVGKPNAGKTTLFNALIGTSRNVVSEHAGTTRDVVIERVTLSDADHAVTIRLGDTAGIAEHSLDAIDAIGQSRARDAMHDAHVILHCDPAGQFLSLPEHSATSVIRVRTKSDLAEAPSDNQRHSALSICALTGESLDPLRTALLHAAIGASTSSAVPARHRVNLSQALSYLDETASMIDPTTDRLAVPESLAFPLRAALDSLGRITGRIDADDVLGRVFSAFCVGK from the coding sequence ATGGCGACGGGAGACACCATCTGCGCGCTCGCAACACCCGCAGGCCAGGCCGCGCGAGCAGTCATCCGTATCTCCGGTGCCGATCTCTCGCACGTATTCGATGCAATGCTGCCCGATTGTGCACGCACGCGGGGCATCCACCGATCACAGCTGCGTATCCGCGACAACTGGCATCCCATGCCCCTCCTTGCAGTGGTCATGCCCGGCCCGAACTCATACACGGGCGAGGATGTGATCGAACTGCTCGTGCCGGGTGGTGTCGCGATCACGCGAGCCATCATGGATCGACTGGTATCCCTGAAGCACACGCGCCTCGCAGAACCGGGCGAGTTCACCGCGCGCGCGTATCTGCACGATCGTCTCACTCTGACGCAGGCCGAGGGTGTCGCTGCGATGATCAGCGCACAGACGCAGGACGAGCTCGACCGTGCGCACGCGATGCTGCGGGGCGACGTGGGCAACCGGTACGAACGCTGGGCGGAAACGGTTGCGCATCTGCTCGCGCTTGTTGAAGCGGGCATCGATTTTACCGATCAGGAGGACGTGGTCGCGATCACGCCGAATGAGCTGCACACAACACTGCGCACACTCATGGCCGAGATACACCAGCACATCGGCGAGAACACAATAAAGGAAGCTGGCGCGCACGAGCCACTGATCTTAATCGTCGGCAAACCCAACGCTGGCAAGACGACACTCTTCAACGCGCTGATCGGCACTTCGCGGAATGTTGTGTCTGAGCACGCGGGAACAACACGCGATGTCGTGATCGAACGCGTCACACTTTCAGACGCGGACCACGCTGTCACGATCCGGCTTGGTGACACCGCAGGGATTGCAGAACACTCACTCGACGCGATCGACGCGATCGGACAATCACGCGCTCGCGACGCGATGCATGATGCGCATGTCATCCTCCATTGCGATCCAGCCGGACAGTTTCTATCACTGCCTGAGCACAGTGCAACATCAGTCATCCGCGTGCGCACGAAGTCTGATCTTGCCGAAGCACCCTCAGACAATCAACGCCACAGTGCACTCTCGATCTGTGCACTCACGGGCGAATCACTCGACCCACTCAGAACCGCGCTGCTGCACGCTGCGATCGGAGCGAGCACAAGTTCTGCGGTCCCAGCCAGACATCGCGTGAACCTGTCGCAGGCCCTGTCGTACCTTGATGAAACAGCGTCGATGATCGACCCAACAACCGATCGTCTGGCCGTGCCCGAGTCGCTGGCGTTCCCTCTGAGGGCTGCTCTGGACTCGCTGGGGCGGATTACGGGTCGGATCGATGCTGACGACGTGCTGGGGCGGGTGTTTTCCGCCTTTTGCGTGGGGAAATGA
- a CDS encoding 7-carboxy-7-deazaguanine synthase QueE codes for MPISEMFTSIQGEGALTGVPSFFVRTSGCNLRCTWCDTPYASWHPEKTMRTIDETIDAARAAFDHNIRHMVLTGGEPMLFDAIEPLCQRVHELGMHITIETAGTIYRSARSLHCDLMSLSPKLSHSTPAKNDPRDQSGVWHDRHEKLRLNIEALTQLISDYPSHQLKFVVRNDEDVTEIDTLLAQLPSVEPCNIMLMPEGVTVPTPESVAWAADLCVQRGWRYCHRLHVELFGNTRGT; via the coding sequence CTGCCTATAAGCGAGATGTTCACGTCGATCCAAGGCGAGGGCGCACTTACCGGCGTACCCAGTTTTTTCGTGCGCACAAGCGGATGCAATTTGCGATGCACGTGGTGCGACACGCCGTACGCGAGCTGGCACCCTGAAAAAACAATGCGCACGATCGACGAGACCATCGATGCTGCAAGGGCAGCATTCGACCACAACATCCGTCACATGGTGCTGACTGGCGGCGAGCCAATGCTGTTCGATGCGATCGAGCCGTTGTGCCAGCGCGTGCACGAACTCGGCATGCACATCACGATCGAAACCGCAGGAACGATCTATCGATCGGCACGATCGCTGCATTGCGACCTGATGAGTCTGAGCCCCAAGCTCTCGCACTCGACCCCTGCAAAGAATGATCCTCGCGATCAAAGCGGCGTGTGGCACGATCGGCATGAGAAGCTGCGCTTGAATATCGAGGCGTTGACACAACTCATCTCAGACTATCCATCGCACCAGCTCAAGTTTGTCGTGCGGAATGATGAGGACGTCACAGAGATCGATACCCTGCTCGCGCAACTTCCTTCGGTAGAACCCTGCAACATCATGCTCATGCCGGAAGGCGTAACGGTGCCGACGCCCGAATCGGTCGCGTGGGCTGCTGATCTGTGCGTGCAGCGTGGCTGGCGATACTGCCATCGATTGCACGTGGAACTCTTCGGCAACACACGTGGCACCTGA